One segment of Gilliamella sp. ESL0441 DNA contains the following:
- a CDS encoding GNAT family N-acetyltransferase — protein sequence MTNTDSSRNIWVFNGNLNELIEQLRNTIKQHQGDWLTITDQTILQEYITNFISPSKAKTLLGQEFLHAIFDATQGFNLEAFAMLAGTLVKGSVLILLLPKNIETWQDLDSLRWNENPEPIKVPNFVKHLKQTLELASLSKNDEFPCLHNVNDHHEDQKNVLQQLLASRKPIHVLTAQRGRGKSALAGQFSQFYHCVVTAPNKKALTTFYKFANQNTLFLSPDELIEKGFHDTFQYLIIDEAAMIPLPMLNKLIQLATSKDIRILLVTTLEGYEGTGQGFIIKLLHKYNVDYFYLKKPIRWCNNDQLEYFTHHLLLDGTSFKSCSQPLNHQLVDYSMIARHDLKTLKEIFYLLKIAHYQTTLIDLRRILDAHNLDVWGARIENKLIAAAVTVNEGDLSDRLIDDVWKGIRRPRGNMVAQSLVAHAGERSAAKLKSVRINRIAVFESYRRQKIAKQLINKVFKEAVINGIDFLSVSFAYSNITYEFWKSLGFLLVHIGSRRETSSGTYSIMAIKPISQNAFEMANKLNKKLRRDIFWIKDFIDLPFETMLLKDDAQFLSDQDIDDLQGFCYYHRPFEATYASLCRMSQYNDHSNNQLRLPILKALITNKKNEFLVIEQFRLNGRKALISSIKQEVNQWLHHTNQIETSNYQSNKLD from the coding sequence ATGACAAATACTGATAGTTCTAGAAATATTTGGGTGTTTAATGGGAATCTGAATGAATTAATAGAACAACTACGTAATACTATAAAACAACATCAAGGGGATTGGCTAACAATAACTGACCAAACCATTTTACAGGAATATATTACTAATTTTATTTCCCCTTCGAAAGCTAAAACTCTTTTAGGACAAGAATTTCTACATGCAATTTTTGATGCGACACAAGGATTTAATCTTGAAGCATTTGCTATGTTAGCCGGAACCTTAGTAAAGGGAAGCGTTCTGATTTTATTATTACCTAAAAACATTGAAACGTGGCAAGATTTGGATAGCTTACGATGGAATGAAAATCCTGAACCAATCAAAGTACCTAATTTTGTTAAACATTTAAAACAAACTTTGGAATTAGCAAGTCTATCTAAAAATGACGAATTCCCTTGTCTGCATAATGTAAATGATCATCACGAGGATCAAAAAAACGTATTGCAACAACTACTCGCAAGTCGAAAACCAATACATGTATTAACAGCCCAACGTGGTCGAGGTAAATCAGCCTTAGCCGGTCAGTTTAGTCAATTTTATCACTGTGTGGTAACGGCACCTAATAAAAAAGCGCTGACTACATTTTACAAATTTGCTAATCAAAATACGCTTTTTTTATCGCCCGATGAACTAATTGAAAAAGGCTTTCATGATACTTTTCAATACTTAATTATAGATGAAGCTGCAATGATTCCATTACCGATGTTGAATAAATTAATTCAACTTGCAACTTCAAAAGATATTCGAATTTTATTAGTCACGACGCTGGAGGGTTACGAAGGAACAGGGCAAGGTTTTATCATAAAATTATTGCATAAATATAATGTTGACTATTTTTATCTGAAAAAACCAATTCGCTGGTGTAATAACGATCAACTTGAGTATTTTACTCATCACCTATTGCTTGATGGAACTAGTTTTAAGTCATGTAGTCAGCCCCTTAATCACCAATTAGTAGACTATTCAATGATTGCACGTCATGACCTTAAAACTTTAAAAGAAATTTTTTATTTACTTAAAATAGCCCATTATCAAACAACATTAATTGATTTAAGACGAATTTTGGATGCACATAATTTGGATGTTTGGGGTGCTAGAATCGAAAATAAATTAATTGCTGCTGCCGTTACTGTAAATGAAGGGGATTTATCAGACAGATTAATTGATGACGTTTGGAAGGGTATTCGACGTCCCAGAGGTAACATGGTTGCACAATCTTTAGTTGCGCATGCAGGCGAGAGATCGGCAGCAAAATTAAAATCAGTACGTATTAATCGAATTGCTGTGTTTGAATCATATAGACGACAAAAAATTGCAAAACAATTAATCAACAAGGTTTTCAAAGAAGCTGTGATAAATGGCATTGATTTTTTATCAGTCAGCTTTGCCTATAGTAATATCACATATGAATTTTGGAAAAGCTTAGGATTTTTGTTAGTACATATTGGTAGTCGTCGTGAAACCAGTAGTGGAACTTATTCTATAATGGCAATAAAGCCAATTAGCCAAAATGCTTTTGAAATGGCTAATAAATTAAATAAAAAATTGAGACGAGATATTTTCTGGATTAAAGATTTTATCGATTTACCATTTGAGACGATGTTGCTCAAGGATGATGCTCAGTTTTTATCGGATCAAGATATTGATGATTTACAAGGATTTTGCTATTACCATCGCCCCTTTGAAGCAACTTATGCTTCACTTTGTCGAATGAGTCAATATAATGACCATTCAAATAATCAATTAAGGTTACCCATTTTAAAAGCGTTAATAACAAATAAAAAAAATGAATTTTTAGTGATTGAGCAATTTCGATTAAATGGGCGTAAGGCACTGATTAGTTCAATTAAGCAAGAAGTTAATCAATGGTTACATCATACTAACCAAATTGAGACATCCAATTATCAAAGTAATAAGTTAGATTAA
- a CDS encoding DUF441 domain-containing protein — protein sequence MLAQFDISFFLLLGLAALCYLTHNNTVTFAVLLLLLFKLTPLSTYFPFLNQYGLTIGIVILTAAMMVPLADGSLSIKDILKSFTSWQSILAIIVGILVSWLGTRGISLIGAHPTIVNGLIVGTLIGVAFFKGIPVGPLIAAGLLSLIIGKN from the coding sequence ATGCTTGCTCAATTTGATATCTCATTTTTCCTTCTACTTGGTTTAGCTGCACTGTGTTATTTAACGCATAATAACACAGTCACTTTTGCCGTATTATTGTTACTTTTATTTAAATTAACCCCATTGTCGACCTATTTTCCATTTTTAAATCAATATGGACTGACGATAGGTATTGTCATTTTAACTGCAGCTATGATGGTTCCGCTTGCTGATGGTTCATTAAGCATCAAAGATATCTTAAAATCGTTCACTTCATGGCAATCAATTTTAGCTATCATAGTTGGTATTCTGGTCTCTTGGCTTGGAACACGTGGAATTTCATTAATTGGAGCGCATCCGACAATTGTAAATGGTTTAATCGTTGGGACTTTAATTGGAGTTGCATTTTTTAAAGGTATTCCAGTTGGGCCACTTATCGCTGCAGGTTTATTATCATTAATTATTGGAAAAAATTAG